The following proteins come from a genomic window of Burkholderia stabilis:
- a CDS encoding helix-turn-helix transcriptional regulator: MSEKNGQMRDFRVKFNVMAESALITPAEFAALMGLSRSSFYQRRYKGDLPDPVIAENRCLRWRVRDVRAWLGALYAAEPIVRRGRPRNSTFGAVSGAQ, from the coding sequence ATGAGTGAAAAGAACGGCCAGATGCGCGATTTCAGGGTGAAATTTAACGTAATGGCGGAGTCAGCCTTGATCACGCCAGCCGAATTTGCGGCGCTCATGGGCCTGAGCAGGAGTTCGTTCTATCAACGTCGGTATAAAGGAGATCTACCGGACCCCGTGATCGCAGAGAATCGGTGTCTGCGGTGGAGGGTTCGTGATGTGCGAGCGTGGCTTGGTGCTCTGTATGCCGCCGAACCGATTGTGCGCCGCGGTCGTCCGCGCAACTCAACCTTCGGGGCCGTATCGGGCGCGCAATGA